From the genome of Nicotiana sylvestris chromosome 2, ASM39365v2, whole genome shotgun sequence, one region includes:
- the LOC104247862 gene encoding protein STICHEL-like 3: MTRAVRDRILKDANGNISDHLRNHIHLTNCIHLKNHMHKQSPILGDRSLMRELVVLQRSRSLRDPSASPPSWHSPSVVDALLKTSERRDAVVSSGRRSLGVDRPMNARGLSGSSPPLAGRSTSRVASAEINTERVAGAPSDRSSKSGIRERRRVRREESSGRNLGTDFKDERPDDLVHNTVSENSELRDRISNEIERQRCDDRIRTLSEQLNNVPMDSDEVASSHGRQTRNEKFAVQAEATTRGYGSSRVKQRKFRRARRARASVPSRDALAHNEMSVASNSLGQASAHQKYHAEECYEEYANQNVARAPRNGCGIPWNWSRIHHRGKSFLDMAGKSLSCGLSDPRSKRSGIGHRGRDSADMPIMSEYSSSSSQSEAEALPLLLDASNSQGSTDNPAWVHNYSGELGIYADNLLKQELDSDLASEARSGQKHKFRRRGNSRHQSLTQKYMPRTFRDLVGQNLVAQALSNAAVKRKVGLLYVFYGPHGTGKTSCARIFARSLNCQSIEHPKPCGFCDSCVAHDMGRSRNIREIGPVSNFDFENMMDLLDNMIVSKLPSQYRVFIFDDCDTLSPDCWSAILKVVDRAPRRVIFMLVSSSLDVLPHIIISRCQKFFFPKLKDADIIYTLQWIATKEDLEIDKDALKLIASRSDGSLRDAEMTLEQLSLLGQRISVPLVQELVGLISDEKLVDLLDLALSADTVNTVKHLREIMESGVEPLALMSQLATVITDILAGSYDFTKERPRRKFFRRQALSKQDMEKLRQALKTLSEAEKQLRMSNDRLTWLTAALLQLAPDQQYMLPNSSADTSFIQSPLGLNNAGGTERPRKSNVEHADLPHKDTKGRVENFQAGSSGDIYSDSRMKGVCIGGKGHNGAGVFAQKAYSVSSDKNRMSSGQLPDKLHHDIEEIWLEVLQNIEINGLKEFMYREGKLTSLSFGAAPTVQLLFSSHLTKSKVEKFRGHILQAFESVLGSPVTIEIRCESGKDVRAGPMVLSASHIGASPSIYGNGMRMAGPDENTRTQVNVREGLAFAKLDSRGIGDSEIIEEEASPRELKHHGQIDNNTRSDLPGGTMSIAKNSSTSIPERRKSGDRSQSLSLVKSKVSLAHVIQQAEGYTQPSSWSKRKAVSIAEKLEQENLRLEPRSRSLLCWKAKRITRRKLSRLKTRSRRPKSLLKLVSCGKCLSGRSPR, encoded by the exons ATGACCAGGGCTGTCCGTGACCGGATTCTTAAGGATGCAAATGGAAACATTAGTGATCACCTACGAAACCACATACATTTGACAAATTGTATTCATTTGAAGAACCACATGCATAAGCAGAGCCCCATCTTGGGTGACAGGTCCCTTATGAGGGAGCTTGTTGTCCTTCAGAGGTCAAGGTCGTTGAGGGATCCTTCTGCAAGTCCACCCTCATGGCATTCTCCTTCTGTTGTCGATGCCCTTCTTAAAACAAGTGAAAGGAGGGATGCTGTTGTCAGCAGTGGTAGGCGGTCTCTAGGCGTAGACCGGCCTATGAATGCTAGAGGTTTATCTGGAAGCTCACCTCCTTTAGCTGGCCGATCGACATCTAGAGTCGCTTCTGCAGAGATTAATACTGAGCGAGTAGCAGGGGCTCCGAGTGACCGAAGTAGCAAGAGTGGAATTCGAGAGCGGAGGAGAGTTAGGAGAGAAGAATCAAGCGGTAGGAATCTGGGAACTGACTTCAAGGATGAGCGTCCAGATGATTTGGTGCACAATACTGTTTCAGAGAACTCTGAACTAAGGGATAGAATTAGCAATGAAATAGAGAGGCAGAGGTGTGATGATCGAATAAGGACCCTCTCTGAGCAATTAAATAATGTTCCAATGGACAGTGATGAGGTAGCTTCTTCTCATGGAAGGCAAACTCGTAATGAGAAATTTGCAGTGCAAGCGGAGGCAACCACTCGTGGCTATGGAAGTAGCAGAGTAAAACAGCGCAAGTTTCGACGGGCAAGAAGAGCTCGGGCTTCTGTTCCTTCAAGAGATGCTCTTGCCCACAATGAAATGTCTGTGGCCTCAAATTCATTAGGTCAAGCTTCAGCtcaccaaaaatatcatgcagAAGAGTGCTACGAAGAGTATGCCAACCAGAATGTGGCAAGGGCTCCAAGGAATGGATGTGGAATTCCTTGGAACTGGTCAAGGATTCATCATAGGGGAAAATCATTTCTTGACATGGCAGGTAAGAGCTTATCTTGTGGTTTGTCTGACCCAAGGTCAAAAAGAAGTGGTATTGGTCACAGAGGGAGGGACTCTGCTGATATGCCAATAATGTCCGAATACTCGAGTTCATCTAGTCAATCTGAGGCAGAGGCGTTGCCCTTACTACTGGATGCTTCAAATTCTCAGGGAAGTACAGACAATCCTGCTTGGGTTCACAATTATTCGGGAGAGTTGGGTATCTATGCTGACAATTTGCTAAAGCAAGAACTTGACTCGGATCTTGCTTCGGAAGCTAGATCAGGTCAGAAACACAAATTTCGTAGGCGTGGCAATAGTAGGCACCAGAGTCTAACACAAAAGTATATGCCAAGAACTTTCCGGGATCTGGTAGGACAGAATTTAGTTGCACAAGCTCTTTCAAATGCTGCTGTTAAGAGAAAGGTTGGCTTGCTTTATGTTTTCTATGGGCCCCATGGAACAGGAAAGACCTCATGTGCCCGCATATTTGCAAGGTCATTAAATTGCCAATCGATTGAGCATCCCAAGCCTTGTGGGTTTTGTGATTCTTGCGTTGCACATGATATGGGAAGGAGTCGGAATATAAGGGAAATAGGTCCTGTCAGTAATTTTGATTTTGAGAATATGATGGATCTTCTTGATAATATGATTGTTTCCAAACTGCCATCCCAGTATAGGGTTTTTATTTTTGATGATTGTGACACACTGTCACCTGATTGTTGGAGTGCTATTCTAAAGGTCGTCGATAGAGCCCCTAGGCGAGTCATTTTCATGCTTGTATCCTCAAGTCTTGATGTCTTGCCTCATATAATCATATCTAGGTGCCAGAAATTCTTTTTTCCCAAGTTAAAGGATGCGGATATCATCTATACTTTGCAGTGGATAGCAACCAAAGAAGATCTTGAAATCGATAAGGACGCACTCAAGCTTATTGCATCAAGATCAGATGGATCGTTGAGAGATGCTGAAATGACTCTTGAGCAATTGAGTTTGCTTGGGCAGAGAATCTCTGTTCCTCTTGTGCAGGAGCTG GTTGGACTTATATCTGATGAGAAATTAGTGGACCTACTTGACTTGGCGTTATCTGCAGACACTGTCAATACGGTGAAACATTTGAGGGAGATCATGGAATCTGGTGTCGAACCCTTAGCTTTAATGTCGCAACTTGCTACAGTCATAACTGATATACTTGCAGGGAGCTATGACTTCACAAAAGAAAGGCCTCGGAGGAAGTTCTTTCGCCGCCAAGCAT TATCAAAACAGGATATGGAAAAATTGCGTCAAGCTCTGAAAACACTGTCTGAAGCTGAAAAGCAGCTGAGAATGTCAAATGACAGACTTACCTGGCTTACAGCTGCATTGCTGCAACTTGCTCCAGACCAGCAGTATATGTTGCCCAATTCCTCTGCAGACACTAGTTTTATTCAAAGTCCACTAGGCTTGAATAATGCAGGGGGAACGGAAAGACCCAGGAAAAGTAATGTTGAGCATGCTGACTTGCCACACAAAGACACAAAAGGTAGGGTAGAAAACTTTCAAGCTGGAAGTTCTGGTGATATTTACTCTGACTCCAGGATGAAAGGTGTTTGCATTGGTGGAAAAGGGCATAATGGAGCTGGAGTATTTGCTCAGAAGGCTTATAGCGTCTCTAGTGATAAAAATCGAATGAGCAGTGGCCAGCTTCCTGATAAGTTGCACCATGATATTGAAGAAATATGGTTAGAAGTGCTTCAAAATATCGAAATAAATGGCTTAAAAGAGTTCATGTATCGAGAAGGGAAGCTTACCTCACTCAGCTTTGGAGCAG CTCCAACAGTGCAGTTACTCTTCAGCTCACATCTGACGAAATCTAAGGTAGAGAAATTCAGGGGTCATATTTTACAAGCTTTTGAGTCTGTTCTTGGATCCCCAGTGACAATAGAAATCAGATGTGAATCGGGGAAAGACGTCAGGGCTGGACCAATGGTCTTGTCTGCATCTCATATAGGTGCAAGCCCCAGCATTTATGGTAATGGGATGAGAATGGCAGGTCCTGATGAAAACACCAGGACGCAAGTAAATGTCAGAGAAGGTTTGGCTtttgcaaagcttgactcaagagGAATAGGTGATAGCGAGATAATTGAAGAGGAAGCTTCTCCAAGAGAATTAAAACACCATGGTCAGATCGACAACAATACACGATCTGATTTGCCGGGAGGGACAATGTCTATAGCAAAAAATTCATCCACCTCCATACCTGAACGAAGAAAATCAGGGGATAGAAGCCAGAGTTTGAGCCTAGTTAAGAGCAAGGTATCTCTTGCCCACGTAATTCAGCAGGCAGAAGGATATACACAACCAAGTAGCTGGTCAAAACGCAAGGCTGTTTCTATTGCTGAAAAGCTTGAACAAGAGAATTT